Proteins encoded in a region of the Bacillus horti genome:
- a CDS encoding GNAT family N-acetyltransferase, whose product MRIQMASISEIPKIAELISRLNAFSEQHIGYCGQQQDEIEQTLRNDWGNEGEFSIDQSFVVAFDGEQLVGVLGFDIDVEGGQAEVWGPFAADQNLISHEQLWSYWLSNGVAEHVQHYFFFVNTANKTVINFLDHIQAKRRSEEVILVLDKASFSSPEHAATELPPQLEKDFIRLHDQVFPDTYYSGADILKRLEQKEHRVFIHKEDEQLAGYIYVEADLEFGEASIEFFGVPEKYRGRGIGTKLIQTAISWFFTFDQLSEIRLCVGAENAEALHVYEKVGFGVKHKLIAYLKEGKKRDGS is encoded by the coding sequence ATGAGGATACAAATGGCCAGTATAAGTGAAATCCCTAAGATTGCGGAATTAATTTCACGATTAAATGCTTTTTCAGAACAGCATATTGGTTATTGTGGGCAGCAACAGGATGAAATTGAACAAACCTTAAGGAATGATTGGGGAAACGAAGGTGAATTTTCTATCGACCAATCCTTTGTTGTTGCTTTTGATGGTGAACAGCTAGTTGGAGTGCTTGGCTTTGATATCGACGTTGAAGGTGGTCAAGCTGAGGTATGGGGTCCATTTGCAGCTGATCAAAACTTGATATCTCATGAACAGCTATGGAGCTACTGGCTTTCAAATGGTGTAGCAGAGCATGTGCAGCACTATTTCTTTTTTGTAAATACAGCGAATAAGACAGTGATTAACTTTTTAGATCACATTCAAGCTAAGAGAAGAAGTGAGGAGGTTATACTTGTGCTAGATAAAGCTTCCTTCAGCTCACCAGAGCATGCTGCTACAGAGCTACCTCCACAGCTTGAAAAGGACTTTATTCGGCTTCATGATCAAGTGTTTCCTGACACTTACTACAGTGGAGCAGATATACTTAAACGCTTAGAGCAAAAGGAGCACCGAGTTTTTATACATAAAGAGGATGAGCAGCTAGCAGGATATATTTATGTGGAAGCTGATCTCGAATTTGGAGAGGCAAGTATTGAGTTTTTTGGCGTTCCGGAAAAGTATAGAGGCAGAGGGATTGGAACAAAGCTTATTCAAACAGCTATTTCTTGGTTTTTCACCTTTGATCAACTATCTGAAATTAGGCTTTGTGTTGGGGCTGAAAATGCAGAAGCATTGCATGTGTATGAAAAAGTCGGCTTTGGCGTTAAGCATAAACTAATCGCGTATTTAAAAGAAGGGAAGAAGAGGGATGGGTCTTGA